The DNA region GTGGCGGCGTAATGCGGCCAGAACCGCCCGTCGCCGAAACCCACCTCCAGCACCCAGGGGCGGTGCGGGGTGTCGGGGTAGAGGCGCGCGGCGGTGTCTGGGAAGTGGAAGTCGGAGAGGCGGTAGATCACGGCGTTTCCCCCCCTCCCGACCTCCCCCGCGAGGGGGGACTCGAAGAGCCGCGCAGCGGAGGGGACAAAAGAAGTTCCTCCGCCAGCCGCGCCGCGTCCTCCAGCACGGAGGCGTAGGTGTGTTCGCCCGGCGTGCAGCGACCCACCACGTACACCCGCTCGAACCGCTTGATACGGAAGCCGTCGAGTTCGGTCGGGGCGGGGGTCAGAAAGCGCACGTTGTAGGGCGGCGCCCCCTCCACCCCGGCGGCAGTCTGTTCCCCCCCGACCAACCACACTCCACCCCGCGCAAGGTCGTCCGCCAGGAAGTCATACGCGACCTCGGAGAGCCGCCCGGCCTCCTCCATCGTCTCGCCGATCAGCAGGCGGCCCTTGAGGAAGGCGCCGACGGCCAGGACGACGCGGCGGGCGCGCAGGGTGGGGCCCTCCCAGGTGGAGAGCGTGACCTCCTCCTCCCCCTCGCCGAGTTCTGTCACCGTGCTTTGCAGGAGGTGGATGCCCGCCGTGCCCTCGATCTCCGCCTTGAGGTGGCGGTGGAAGGTCCAGCCGTCGGTGTCGGGGGCGATCTTCCCGGCGACGAGGGCGAAGACGCTGCCCGGTGGAAAGCCCGCGCCCTCAACGGTCGGCTGGTACAGGTTCCCGAGGTGGTCGAGGGCCTGCGAGACGAGGAGCACGTCCGAGCCCGAGCGCGCGAGGCGCCACGCGAGTTCCGTGCCCGCCAGGCCCGCGCCGACCACCGCCACGTCGTAGAGGTGCCCCGGCTGCGGCTGGCTGCGGGGTTGAAGGGGACCGAACATCAGGGGGGAGTGTAGTACACAAAGAAAGACCCCCTGAAGCGGGGGCCTGAGGTAACCTCAGGTTTACTTCCCGAGGAAGTTCAGGAGGGCGCCGTTGACCTCCTCGGCGAAGGTCCACAGGATGTTGTGCGGGCCTTCCGGGATGGTCACGAGTTCGCTGCCGGGGATCAGGCTGGGCAGCCGCTTGGCGGTCGCGTCGAAGGGCAGGATGCGGTCGTCGGTCCCGTGGATGATCAGGGTGGGGACCTTGATGTTCGCCACGTCCTGACGGAAGTCGGTGAGCCAGGTGTCCACGCAGGCGAGGGTGGCGCGGGCCGAGGCGCGGGCAGCGACGTTCCAGCTCGCGCGCAGCACCTCCTCGCTGACGCGGCTGCCGAGCAGGGCGTCGGTGTTGTAGAAGTTCTGGAAAAACTCGGTGAGGTACGCGAAGCGGTCCTGGCGGATGGACGCCTTGATGCCCTCGAAGACGCTGGGGTCCACCCCCTCCGGGTTGTCGTCCGTCTTCGGCAGGTAGGGCGGGATGGGGCCGATCAGGACGGCCTTACTCACCCGCTCGTTGCCGTACTGGCCGACGTAGCGCGTCACCTCGCCCGTTCCCATCGAGAAGCCCACGAGCACCACGTCGCGCAGGTCGAGGTGGGTGAGCAGAGCGTTCAGGTCGGCGGTGAAGGTGTCGTAGTCGTAGCCCACCGACGGCTGGCTGGACTGGCCGAAGCCGCGACGGTCGTAGGTGACGACGCGGTACCCGGCGTCCAGCAGGGCGGCCTCCTGCCGTTCCCAGGAGCGGCCATTCAGCGGGAAGCCGTGGATCAGCACGACGGGCTGGCCCTGACCGTGGTCCTCGAAGTACAGCTCGATGCTCTGTCCGTTCTCCTTGCCGACCTTCACGTAAGACATGAGTTCCCTCCTCGGGGTGGAGCTTCGTTCGCCCATCAAGGCTAGGAGGTGGGCCGCCATCCCATGTGAGGTTTTCCCTCGGGGGTCTTATGGTTCGACGTTGAATGGATTGTACGCAATCCACCTGGGCGGGTGTCACGGGCGACGGGGGCACAGGCCCACGTCCAGTCGACCCCCTACCGCTCCGTCTGGACCTGATACGTGCCGTCCCCCTCGCCCGTGAAGGTGACGGTGCCCTGCTGGTCGGTGCGGTAGACGCGGACCCCGTTTTCCTTGTAGAGGTCGAGGGCCGTCTTCGTGGGGTGGCCGTAGTTGTTCTCGCCGACGCCGATGACCACGTTCTCGGGGCGGACGGCGGCGAGCCAGGCCTGGTGGTCGCCATTCGCTGCGCCGTGGTGGATGCTCTTGTAGACCTGGAAGGGACCCTGAATCTCGGCCCGGTCCTCCTCCAGCCAGGCTTCCGTCTCGGGCTTTTCGCTGTCGCCGGTCATCAGCGCGCGGAACTTGCCGAACTCGACGCGCACGCCGACGCTGTTGTCGTTCTGGTCGTCGCCCATCCCGGCGGGCGGGGCGATCACGCGGACCTTCACGGAGCCGAGGTTGATGACCTGCCCGTTCGCCTTCTGGAAGGTGGTGCCGTCCTCCTGAAGCGCGGCGACGAGGCGTTCCCAGGTGCGGGTGGTGCCCGCGAGGCCGTTGTTGATGAAGAGGGTGGGCTTGGCGGTCTCGGCGGCGGGAATCAGGCCGGCGATGTGGTCGGCGTCGGCGTGGCTGGCGACCATCAGGTCGATCTTGGTGACCCCGTAGGCTTCCAGGTACCCCCGCATCCGCTCGGCGCTGCGCCCGCCGTCGTAGAGCATCGTCTTGCCCTCGGGGCTGGTCACGAGCACGGCGTCCCCCTGTCCCACGTCGAGGAAACGGATGGTGACCTGGCCACCGGGGTTGGCGGTTCCCCCCTGCCCGCCGCCCTTCTCCTTCCCGCCGCCCCCCGCGCAGGCCGCGAGGCTGACGATCAGCCCCAGGACGAGCACCCCGGCGAGGTCGCTGGTGCTGGGGCCGTGGTGGTGCCCGGCCTTGCCCTTCTTGAGCTTGGCGGCCTTCTTGCGGGCGGGGGCCTTGGAAATCGCCTTCTTGCCGCTCATAGCGTGATCTCCCCTTCCCCCTCGCGGGGCGTTCCCGCATTCAGGCGGTCGAGGTTGCGCTGGGCGGACTCGCGGCGGGCCCGGGTCTCCCCCGGCAGGAGGCGGACGGTCACCCCGTCGGGGCCGTCCTGCACGGCAAGGAGGTCGCCCTCGCGCACCCCGTCGGGCAGGGCCGAGAGGGGGAGATCGAAGGTGCGCCCGTCCTCCCGCTCCACCCGCGCGACCCGGCCACGCGGGCCGTCCTCGATGCCGTCCACGATCCAGCGTTCGGGGGCCGGGGGGTGGGAGTCGCGGCGTTCTTCGTCCTTCACCCCCACAGGGTAGCGCGGCGAACGTCTGAGCTTGGGAACGTGCCACACTGCCCCATGCGGCACAGCCTGACGCTGAGAGACGCCGACCTGACCCTGCGGCCCCTGGAGGAAGGGGACATTCCGGCCCTGTGCGTGTTGGCGGCGGACTGCGGGGACGAGTTGCGGCTGATGGGCTCACCCCCCGTCTCTCCCGCCTACTACCGGGCCGCGCTGGGCGCCCCCGACCAGATGCCTTTTGTGGTGGAGGTTGGCCGCGAACCGGCGGGGAGCACCCGCTACGGTGACATCCGCACAGCGCACGGCGGGCTGGAGATCGGCTGGACCTGGCTTCACCCCCGCTGGCACGGCACGGGCCTCAACCGCCGCATGAAACGCCTGATGCTCGCCCACGCCTTCGAGGTCATGGGGATGGAGCGGGTGCAGATCAAGACCGACATCCTGAACACTCGCAGCCAGCGGGCCATCGAGGGGCTCGGGGCCGTCCACGAGGGCGTGCTGCGGCGGCACATGCGGCGGCCCGACGGCACCATGCGCGACACGGTAATGTACTCGGTCATCCGGGAGGAGTGGCCCGCCGTGGCTCAGAGGCTCAGCGAAATGGCCTAGCCCAATCTCATGCCGGGCCGACCCCACGGTGGCGCAGAATGTGAAGGACCTCGCATCTCTCGCCCACTCGCCTCCCCTTAGGAGAAAGACATGATCGACCAGCACCTCGCCGCCGAAGCTCTCACCCGTGCCCGCGCGGGCGGGGCGGACTTCGCGGAACTGTTCGCGGAGGACACCCTGACGACTACCCTGCGCCTGCATCAGGGGGAGGTGAAGGACGCCGGGGGCGGGAACCTGTTCGGGGCGGGGCTGCGGCTGCTCTACGGCACCCGCGTGGTGTACGCCTACACGAACGACGTGACCCCGGCGGGCCTGCGCGACCTCGCCGACGCGGTGGCCTCGGCGCGCGGCGGGGCGGGCGAGCCGGACCGGGCGGGCGCGGGGGGGCTCGACTTCCGCCGACTGGATGCCCGGCCCCTGTACGTCGCCCGCGAACATCCCCTGCACACGGCCAAACGCGACAAGCTCGCCCTGATGCGGCGGGCCCACGGGGCGGCGGCGGGCGTGGGAGACGTGAAGACGGTGGACGTGAACTATCTCGACCGGGTGCAGCGCGTCCTCGTCGCCAACTCGGAGGGGCTGTGGGCGGAGGACGAGCGGGTGTGGACCCGGCTGACGGTCACCGCCATCGCCCAGGACGGCCCCCGGCGCGAGACGGGCTTCGACGGGCCCGGGGCCGGGCAGGGGCTGGAGTTCTTCGAGACGGTGCCGCCCGAGAGCGTCGGCGCCGAGGCCGCCCGAGTCGCCAACGCCATGCTGCGCGCGGGGTACGCGCCCGCCGGGAGGCTCCCCGTCGTGATCGGCAACGGCTTCGGCGGGGTGATCTTCCACGAGGCGTGCGGGCACATCCTGGAGACGACCGCCGTGGAGAAGAACGCCAGCGTCTTCGCGGGCAAGCTGGGCGAGAAGATCGCGCACGAGTCGGTCACCGCCATCGACGACGGCACCCTTCCGGGGTCCTGGGGCATGGTCACCGTGGACGACGAGGGCATGAGGGGCGAGCGCACCGTCCTGATCGAGAACGGCGTGCTGAAGTCCTTCCTGGCCGACCGGGTGGGCGAACTCAAGACCGGGCACAGGCGCACGGGCAGCGGGCGGCGGCAGAACTACACCTACGCGCCTGCCAGCCGCATGAGGAGCACCTTCATCGACCGGGGCGGCGAGACGCCGGAGGGACTGATCCGCAGCGTGGGGGATGGCATCTACGCCCGCCGGATGGGCGGCGGCAGCGTTACCCCCGGAACCGGGGACTACAACTTCGCGGTGCAGGAGGCGTACATGATCCGGGGTGGGGAGATCGCCGAACCTTTGAAAGGAGCTTCACTCGTCGGGAACGGGGCGCAGGACCTGAAGAACATCGTGGGCGTGGCGGGCGACCTCGCGCTGGGGCAGGGGATGTGCGGCAGCGTCTCGGGCTCCATCCCGACAGACGTTGGCCAGCCGCACATCCTCGTCTCGGAGATCACCGTGGGAGGCCGGGCATGACGACGGGGCCGGAGGAGCAACTGACGGTCGCGGAGGCACGCGCCTACCTGCTGGACCGCGCCCGGGAGCGGGGCGTGACGCTGGAGGTGTATGGGGAGCGCCGGGCCTCGACGAACGTGCGGGCCTTCGGCGGCGAGGTGGGCGAGTTCAAGGTGCAGACCCGGCAGGGGGTCGCGCTGCGCGCCCTCGTCGGCGGAGCGTGGGGGCACAGCTTCACCGAGAACCTGTCCCGGCCCGCCCTCGACCGGGCCCTGGACAGCGCCGTCGAGAACGCCGAACTCGTCGCGCCGGAGCGGGGAGCCGGGCTGCACGACTGGCCCCCTCCTCCCGCGCTCGACCTCCACGGCGAGGGCCTGAGCGGCGTGACGGCGGAACAGAAGGTGCGGGTCGCGCTCGACCTCGAACGCGTCACCCGCGAGGCCGACCCCCGCGTGGTGAGCGTGCCCTACGCGGTCTATCAGGACGGCGACGCCGAGGGGCTGGTCGCCAACACCGAGGGCCTGAGCCGGGAGACGCGGCAGCTCTACGCCCTCCAGTACGTCTCCCCCCTGGTGTCGGAGGGCGGCCAGAACAAGATGAAGGGCGACTGGCAGTTCACCCGCGAGTTCACCGAACTCGACCCCACCCGCACGGCCCTCTCGGCGGTGGAGCGGTCGCTGGCCCTGCTCGGCGCGCGGCCTGCCCCCAGCGGCACCTTCCCGGCGGTCGTGAGCGGCGAGTGCCTGGCCGAACTCCTCGCCATCTTCGCGGGCATGTTCAGCGGCCAGATGGTCGAGGAGGGCAAGAGCCCGCTCGCGGGGCGACTGGGCGAGCAGGTCGCCAGCGGGCTCGTCACCCTGACGGACGACGCGACCCTCCTGCGCGGCCTGAACTCGCGCCCCTTCGACGCGGAGGGCTGCCCCAGCGCCCCTCTCACCCTGATCGGGGAGGGGCGGCTCGCGGCCTTCCTCCACAACGCGGGGACGGCGGCCCGCGCGGGTACCCGCAGCACCGGGCACGCCACCCGCCAGGGGCTCCAGGGCACGGTGGGCGTGGCACCCAGCAACCTGCGCCTGCACCCCGGCACCACCTCCCCCGCCGATCTCGCCCGGGGAGTCACGGGCGTTCGCCTCACCGGGGTCGAGGGCGGGCACGCGGGCGCCAACCCCGTCACCGGGGACTTCAGCCTCCAGGCCGAGGGCTTCTGGGTGGAAGGCGGCGAGACGGCCTATCCCCTGGAGGTCTTTACCGTCGCCGGAAACCTCCTCGACCTCCTGGCGGACATCGAGGCCGTGGGGGCGGAGCTGTGGTTCACGCTGGACGGGGTGGAGGCCCCCGACGTGCGCGTGCGGGCCCTGGCGGTGGGGGGCGGCTGACCCTCCACGGCGAAGGGGCGACCCCGTCTTACCGGTCGGCCGCCCCTCTCCCCTGCCCCGCTCAGCCCTCCTCGTACTCCAGGTAGGTGTAGCCCAGCAACTCCTCGCCGTAGTCCTCCAGCAGCTCGTTCTCCTGTTCGGGGGTCAGGGTGCCCCTCTCCAGCGCGGCGTCGGTCTGGTCCTCGATGGAGTCGCGGAGCATGACCTCCTCGTACCCCATCGACTCGATCATGCGCCGGGCCTTCTGGCCGCGCACGAAGAGGTCGATGTTGTACCGCCCGCCGGGCCGCACGGTCACGTGCGCCTCGCTGACCTTGCCGAAGAGGTTGTGCGCGCTGCCCAGCACGTCCTGGTACGCGCCCATCAGGAACACACCCAGGTAGTAGGGCTCGTGGCCCGGCTCGTGCAGGGGCAGGGTGGCCTTCACGTCGCGCAGGTCGATGAACTTCTCGATCTTGCCGTCGCTGTCGCAGGTGATGTCCACGATGGTGCCCTGCCGGGTGGGCCGCTCGTCCAGCCGGTCCACCGGCACGATGGGAAAGAGCGCCTGGATCGCCCAGTTGTCGGGCAGGCTCTGGAAGAGGGAGAAGTTGCAGATGTACTTATCGGCGAGCACCTTCTGGAGGTCTTCCAGCTCGTCGGGCACGTACTTCTCGCCCTGAATCAGCTTGGCGATCTTGCGCAGGATGGCGTTGAACAGCGCCTCGCCACGCGCCCGGTCCTCCAGCGTCACGTAGCCGAGGTCGAAGAGGTTGTGCAGGGTCCCCTTGTCGCCCACCGCGTCGTTGTACATCTCGCGGTAGTTGCGGGCGCTGAGGTTCACCAGAATCTCTTCGAGGTCCTTGACGACCTGGTGGCTGTCCTCGTTCGGCGCGGCGAGTTCTTCGAGGTTGCGGGTGGGGCCCGTCACGTCCACCACGGGCATGATCAACACGGCGTGATGGGCGGTCAAGGCCCGGCCCGACTCGGAGATGATGGTGGGCTCGGGCACCCCGCGCGCCCGGCAGGTCTCCTGCACGGTGTACACCACGTCGGCGGCGTACTCGCCCACGGTGTAGTTCATGGAGGCGTAGAAGGTGGTCTTCGAGCCGTCGTAGTCCACGCCCAGGCCGCCGCCCACGTTGAGGTACTTGAGCTGCGCCCCGGCGGCGATCAGGCCCGCGTAGGTCTGGGTGGCCTCGCGCACGGCGACCTTGACCCGGCGGATGTCGGTGATCTGCGAGCCGATGTGGGTGTGGAGCATCACCAGCGAGTCGAGCATGTTCTCCTCGCGCAGCCGCTCGACCACCCGCAACAGTTCGTAGGCGTTCAGGCCGAACTTCGCCTGGTCGCCGCCCGACTCCTCCCACTGCCCCGAGCCCCGCGCGTGGAGCTTGAAGCGCACGCCGATGGCGGGCTTGACGCCCAGCGCGCGGGCCTGCTTGAGCACCCGGTCGAGTTCGCTGTACTTCTCCAGCGTGATGACCACGTTCTTGCCGAGGGTCCGGCCCCACAGGGCGAGCTTGATGAAGCCGTCGTCCTTGAAGCCGTTGCAGCACAGCAGGGCGTCGGGGTGCATCCTCTGGGCGAGGCACAGCGCCAGCTCGGCCTTGCTGCCCGCCTCCAGCCCGTGCGCGTGGTCGTACCCGGCGGCGGCGACCGTCTCCACCACCAAGCGGCGCTGGTTGACCTTGATGGGAAAGACGCCCTGGTAGTGCCCGGTGTAGCCGTACTCGGCGATGGCCTTCCCGAAAGCGTCGTTGAGGTGCCTGACGCGCCCCGCGAGCACCTGGGGGAAGCGCAGGATGACGGGCAGGCTCTCGCCGCGCTCGACGATCTCGTCGATGATGGCGCGGAGCGGCGCGTGAAGGCCGGGGCCAGGGGTGACCTCCAGCTGGCCCCTGTCGGAGACGCGAAACCAGCCACCGCTCCAGTTGGGCACCTGGTAGAGTTCGGCGGCGTCAAGGGTGGAAAAAGAGGGTGTTGTCGTCAACTCAGGCGTCCTCCGTCCGTGGGGTAGGCTCGCCGTGCGCGGGGTTCGGAGCGCGGGAACACCGCTGGGGCTCACGGACGCCGTGCGAAACCGCCGGGCATGATAGGGCAATGCGGGCGCCGGGGTAGGGGCGTAGGCGGCAATTGGGGGAGAAGCAGTCAGCCGTCAGCAAAAGCAGCTTGTCGCTGAAAGCCGATGGCGGACCGCTGACGGCTCCAAAAAAGAAGGGCGAGGCGTTCACCTCGCTCCCCTCTGCCCTGCTCGAACTGTGGCGGTCCGGACGGGATTTGAACCCGCGACCTACTGCGTGACAGGCAGTTATGCTAACCGCTACACTACCGGACCAAAATCACCGGACCAACACTGGCGGAGGCCAGCGGAGTGAAGGTTAAGGGCCAGCGGGCGGGTTGTCAAGCCGCGCGGGTGTGGCCCGGCCCGTGAGCTAGGCTGCCGGACATGACACAACCTCTCGGGGTGGGGCGGGTCACCTTCAAGCGGGGAGGGCTCGCCGAGAGCGTCCACCGGGTTCACGCGGCGGTCGTGGACGCGCGGGGGCAGACCGTGGCGTGGTGCGGCGACCCCGCGCTCGTCGCCTTTCCGCGCAGCACCAGCAAGCCCGTCCAAGCCCTCCCGGTAGCCCTGGGCGCCCCCGACCTGCCCGGGGACGAACTCGCCATCGCCTGCGCCAGCCACGCCGGGACGCCCGAACATCTCGCCGTCGTGGCGCGGCTCCTGGCCCGCTCGGGCAGCACCGTGGACGACCTGCGCTGCGGCACCCACCCGCCCTTCGACCCGGAGGTGGCGGCGGGCCTGATTCGGGCGGAAGAGGCGCCCACCCCGCTGCACCACAATTGCTCGGGCAAGCACGCGGGGATGCTCCTCGCCTGCGTGCTCAATGGCTGGCCGCGCGAGGGGTACACGGACCCTGCTCATCCTCTACAGGTCCGCATCCGGGAACTCCACGCCGAGCTGGGTGGGGTGGGGCTGGATGACGTTCACGTCGGCACCGACGGGTGCAGCGTCCCCGCACTGGCCCTGCCGCTGCACGCGGTGGCGCGGACGTTCGCGCGGATAGCGGCCCCTGAGGGCGAACTGGCCCCCGCCCTGGAGCGCGTCTTTGGGGCGATGCGGGCCCACCCCTTCCTGGTCGCGGGCGCGGGGCGGCTCGACACCACCCTGATGCCCCTCGTCCCCGGTCTTGCCGCCAAGATGGGCGCGGAGGCGTTCTACGGCCTCGCACTGCGGGAGACGCCGCGCGGGCCCCTGGGCATCGCCTTCAAGGTCATGGACGGCGGTGAGCGGGCCCGGCCCCACGTCGCGCTCGCCGTGCTGGGAGAACTGGGCGCGCCGGTCACGGAGGAGCTGCGCGCCCTCGCCCCCGCCACCCTGCACAACTGGGCGGGGCGGGAGGTGGGGACGGTCGAGGTGGAGGTGAGCCTGGAGTGGGCGGAGCAGAACCCGGCTGCATAGTTTGACAGGGGGTGTATAGGGCGCTATTCTTTTTTCATCACCGCCCGAGAGGCGGCTTTTTTATTGCCCGTCCTCCCCCAACTTCCCTTCCACCGCCGCCAGCGCGAAGGCGTACTCCTCGGCGATCTCGTCGATGGCGTCGTAGCGACCGCTGGAGCCGCCGTGCCCGGCGCCGAAGTTGGTCTTGAGGACGATCACACCGCTGCCGGGGGCGGCCACGTCGCGCAGGCGGGCGACGTACTTGGCGGGTTCCCAGTAGGCGACGCGGGGGTCGTTCAGACCCGTCGAGACGAAGAGGTGGGGGTAGACGCGGGAGGCGAGGTTGTCGTAAGGGCTGTAAGCGCGCATGGTGGCGTAAGCTCCCGGCTCCCCAGGGTTGCCCCACTCGTCGTACTCGCCGGTCGTGAGGGGGATGGAGGCGTCGAGCATGGTCGAGAGCACGTCCACGAAGGGCACCCCGACGAAGGCCGCCCGGAAGAGGTCGGGGCGCAGGTTGACGGCGGCGGCGGTGAGCAGACCGCCCGCGCTGCTGCCGGTCGCCACGAGGTCGCCCGCCACGCCCTCCGCCTTCAGGTGTTCGGCGGCGGCTATGAAGTCGGTGAAGGTGTTCAGCTTGTGGCCCAGCCGCCCGGCGTCGTACCAGCGGCGGCCCAGCTCGCTCCCGCCCCGGATGTGCGCGATGGCGAAGACCCAGCCCCGGTCGAGCAGGGGCAACCGGGTCGAGCGGAACTCGGGGTCGGTGGGAATGCCGTAGCTGCCGTAGCCGTACAGCAGCGTCGGGGCGGGCAGGGCCGTGTCCCGGCGGCGCACGAGGCTGACGGGCACGCGCTCGCCGCCTTGCGCGGTCGCCCAGGTCTGCTCACTCACGTACTCCGCCGGGTCGTAGTCGGGAACGGGCGTCGCCTTGACGAGCGTGGTCTCCAGCGTGTTCAGGTCGAGGTCGAGGTGTTCGGCGGGCCGGGTCAGGCTGGTGTACACGATGCGGGCGGTGGCGGTGTCGAAGACGCGGTTCGGGCCGATGTGGACGGTGTAGCTCGCCTCCGGGAACCGGGCGCGGCGGGCCTCCGCATAACCCCCACCGGGGCGGGGCAGCACCCACAGCCGCGTGAAGCCGCCCTCCCGACCCGACACGAGCAGGTGCGAGGCGAAGAGGTGCATCCCGGTCAGATAACGCGCCGGGTGGTGCGGGAGCACGCCTTGCGCGTCTCCCCAGGTCAGGCCCTCCCTCTTCGGCAACCGCGCGAGCCGGAACTCGGTCGCGCCCCCCTGGTTCGTCAGGGCGAGCCAGTGGTCGCCGCCGTCCGTCACCGAGTATTCGACCCCGTGCTCGCGGGGCAGGATGAGGTGAGGTCGGGCCTCCGGGTCACGCACGTCCAGGGCGTGCCACTCTGACGTGACGCCCGCCTCGCTCCCGACGAGCAGGGTCTCGCCGTTCTCGGAGAGGTGGGCGGTGGCGCGGAAGGTGGGGTCGTCCTCCTGGTACAGCAGTTCGTCGGTCTCCTGGGGCTGGCCGAGGGTGTGGCGCCAGACTTGGTGGGGGCGCTGCGTCTCGTCGTCGCGGCCGTAGTACAGGTGCGAGCCGTCCGCGCCCCAATCGAGCGTCCAGCCGCTCACGCCCGTCAGGGGAGGCTCGGCGAGGTCGCCCGTCCCCGTGTCGAGCACCCGCAACTCGAACACCTCCTGCCCGGTCGTGTCGAGGAGGAAGGCCCAGAGGCGGCCGTCCGGGCTGGGCCGGGTCGCGTACACCCAGACGTTGGCGTGGCCCTCCCGCTCGGCCAGGGCGTTCAGATCGAGAAGCACCTCCTCTTCGCCCCCGGCCACGGGGCGGCGCAGGAAGATGGGGTGGGCCCGGCCTTCCTCGGTGCGGGTGAGGTACAGCCACCCCCCCTCGCGCACGGGGGCGCCCTCGTCGCGTTCCTGGACGTGTGAGAGGAGGTCCCGGTAGATCGCCCCCTGCATGTCGCGCAGGGGAGCCATCACCGCGTTCAGGTGGGCGTTCTCGGCGTGCAGATAGGCCAGCACCTCGGGGTCGGCCCGGCCCTGGGTCCTCAGCCAGTGGTAGTCGTCCGGGCGGTCCTCGCCGTGCAGGGAGTGGATGACAGGCTTTCTGGCGGCGCGGGGCGGGGTGAGGGCCATGCCCGAGCCTACCAGGGGCGCTACCCTGACCCCATGTTCCGCCGAGACCCGCTTCGCCAGGCCCTGCGAGAGGTGGGCGAGGTTCTGGGCGCGGACGCGGGGCGGGCCCTCCCCCTCGTGCGCCTGGCTCTGCGGCGGGGCGGGGTGATCGGCGCGGCGCGGGGAGGGCGGGCCGTCGTGGTCGGCCTCGGCGGCGTGCCCCGGGAGGGCGTCTTCGAGCTGGCGAGCGTCACCAAGCCCTTCACGGCGGCGCTGGCGGACGCGCTGGCGGGGTCGGGGCGGCTGGAGTGGGACGCGCCCCTCTCCCGGCTGGGAGGGCCCTTTCGCGGCTTCCCCGCCTTCGTCACTCCGCGCGCCCTGGCGACCCACACGGCGGGACTGCCTCCCCACCCCGCCCGGGTCATCGTGACGACCTTCACCCGCTTTCAGGACCCCTACGGCGGGATGAGCGCCGGGGGCGCCCTGGCGAGCGCGCGGCGCTGGGCCAACCGCCGGGCGGCGGGCCGTTTCGCCTACTCCAACCTGGGGGTGGGCGTCCTTGCCCTGGCCCTCGCGCACGCCTCGGGCGAGGCGGTGGACACGGCGGGTTACGGGCGAGCACTCGTGCGGCACGTCACCGGGCCGCTGAGGCTGGGGGACGTGTCCCTCACACCCAGTTCCGCCCGGCTCGTGACGCCCGCCGCCACCCTCTTCGGCGAGGGGGTCACCGGCTTCGGGCCGCTGGCGGGGGCGGGGGGCCTCTTCGGGACGGCGGCGGACCTGCTCGCCTTCGCGGCGGCGCACCTGGAGGGGCGGGCCGGGGAAGCGTGGCGGGAGGTGGCCCGTCCCCCCGGCCTGCCCCCGCACGCGACGGGGGCGGCCCCCGGCTGGTTCGAGACACGCGGCGTGTGGTGGCACGACGGGGTGGCGCGCGGCACCCGCACGGCCCTGGGAATGTGCCCGGCGGACGGGGCGGCGGCCGTGCTCCTCGCCCGGGGCGGCCTGCCGCTCGTGGGGCTGC from Deinococcus aetherius includes:
- a CDS encoding FAD-dependent oxidoreductase, with product MFGPLQPRSQPQPGHLYDVAVVGAGLAGTELAWRLARSGSDVLLVSQALDHLGNLYQPTVEGAGFPPGSVFALVAGKIAPDTDGWTFHRHLKAEIEGTAGIHLLQSTVTELGEGEEEVTLSTWEGPTLRARRVVLAVGAFLKGRLLIGETMEEAGRLSEVAYDFLADDLARGGVWLVGGEQTAAGVEGAPPYNVRFLTPAPTELDGFRIKRFERVYVVGRCTPGEHTYASVLEDAARLAEELLLSPPLRGSSSPPSRGRSGGGETP
- a CDS encoding alpha/beta fold hydrolase; amino-acid sequence: MSYVKVGKENGQSIELYFEDHGQGQPVVLIHGFPLNGRSWERQEAALLDAGYRVVTYDRRGFGQSSQPSVGYDYDTFTADLNALLTHLDLRDVVLVGFSMGTGEVTRYVGQYGNERVSKAVLIGPIPPYLPKTDDNPEGVDPSVFEGIKASIRQDRFAYLTEFFQNFYNTDALLGSRVSEEVLRASWNVAARASARATLACVDTWLTDFRQDVANIKVPTLIIHGTDDRILPFDATAKRLPSLIPGSELVTIPEGPHNILWTFAEEVNGALLNFLGK
- a CDS encoding ComEC/Rec2 family competence protein, which gives rise to MSGKKAISKAPARKKAAKLKKGKAGHHHGPSTSDLAGVLVLGLIVSLAACAGGGGKEKGGGQGGTANPGGQVTIRFLDVGQGDAVLVTSPEGKTMLYDGGRSAERMRGYLEAYGVTKIDLMVASHADADHIAGLIPAAETAKPTLFINNGLAGTTRTWERLVAALQEDGTTFQKANGQVINLGSVKVRVIAPPAGMGDDQNDNSVGVRVEFGKFRALMTGDSEKPETEAWLEEDRAEIQGPFQVYKSIHHGAANGDHQAWLAAVRPENVVIGVGENNYGHPTKTALDLYKENGVRVYRTDQQGTVTFTGEGDGTYQVQTER
- a CDS encoding DUF3006 domain-containing protein, which encodes MKDEERRDSHPPAPERWIVDGIEDGPRGRVARVEREDGRTFDLPLSALPDGVREGDLLAVQDGPDGVTVRLLPGETRARRESAQRNLDRLNAGTPREGEGEITL
- a CDS encoding GNAT family N-acetyltransferase — its product is MRHSLTLRDADLTLRPLEEGDIPALCVLAADCGDELRLMGSPPVSPAYYRAALGAPDQMPFVVEVGREPAGSTRYGDIRTAHGGLEIGWTWLHPRWHGTGLNRRMKRLMLAHAFEVMGMERVQIKTDILNTRSQRAIEGLGAVHEGVLRRHMRRPDGTMRDTVMYSVIREEWPAVAQRLSEMA
- a CDS encoding TldD/PmbA family protein, with protein sequence MIDQHLAAEALTRARAGGADFAELFAEDTLTTTLRLHQGEVKDAGGGNLFGAGLRLLYGTRVVYAYTNDVTPAGLRDLADAVASARGGAGEPDRAGAGGLDFRRLDARPLYVAREHPLHTAKRDKLALMRRAHGAAAGVGDVKTVDVNYLDRVQRVLVANSEGLWAEDERVWTRLTVTAIAQDGPRRETGFDGPGAGQGLEFFETVPPESVGAEAARVANAMLRAGYAPAGRLPVVIGNGFGGVIFHEACGHILETTAVEKNASVFAGKLGEKIAHESVTAIDDGTLPGSWGMVTVDDEGMRGERTVLIENGVLKSFLADRVGELKTGHRRTGSGRRQNYTYAPASRMRSTFIDRGGETPEGLIRSVGDGIYARRMGGGSVTPGTGDYNFAVQEAYMIRGGEIAEPLKGASLVGNGAQDLKNIVGVAGDLALGQGMCGSVSGSIPTDVGQPHILVSEITVGGRA
- a CDS encoding TldD/PmbA family protein, producing MTTGPEEQLTVAEARAYLLDRARERGVTLEVYGERRASTNVRAFGGEVGEFKVQTRQGVALRALVGGAWGHSFTENLSRPALDRALDSAVENAELVAPERGAGLHDWPPPPALDLHGEGLSGVTAEQKVRVALDLERVTREADPRVVSVPYAVYQDGDAEGLVANTEGLSRETRQLYALQYVSPLVSEGGQNKMKGDWQFTREFTELDPTRTALSAVERSLALLGARPAPSGTFPAVVSGECLAELLAIFAGMFSGQMVEEGKSPLAGRLGEQVASGLVTLTDDATLLRGLNSRPFDAEGCPSAPLTLIGEGRLAAFLHNAGTAARAGTRSTGHATRQGLQGTVGVAPSNLRLHPGTTSPADLARGVTGVRLTGVEGGHAGANPVTGDFSLQAEGFWVEGGETAYPLEVFTVAGNLLDLLADIEAVGAELWFTLDGVEAPDVRVRALAVGGG